The following are encoded in a window of Haloarcula laminariae genomic DNA:
- a CDS encoding 30S ribosomal protein S27ae: MPRSDYYDDGELTKDLCPRCGDTVLADHDDRQHCGKCGYTEWK; encoded by the coding sequence ATGCCCCGCTCCGATTACTACGACGACGGCGAGCTGACGAAGGACCTCTGTCCGCGCTGTGGCGACACGGTGCTCGCCGACCACGACGACCGCCAGCACTGCGGGAAGTGCGGCTACACCGAGTGGAAGTAG
- a CDS encoding 30S ribosomal protein S24e: protein MEIDIIEEDENPMLHRTDVRFEVVHDEATPSRLSVRDSLAATLNKDAEEVVIHKLDTKFGMRKTVGYAKVYDSPEYARDVEQDHMLERNKIVADGEEEAEEA from the coding sequence ATGGAAATCGACATCATCGAGGAAGACGAAAATCCCATGTTGCACAGAACGGACGTCCGCTTCGAGGTCGTCCACGACGAGGCCACGCCGTCCCGGCTCTCCGTGCGTGATTCGCTGGCCGCGACCCTGAACAAGGACGCCGAAGAGGTCGTCATCCACAAGCTCGACACGAAGTTCGGGATGCGAAAGACGGTCGGCTACGCGAAGGTCTACGACAGCCCGGAGTACGCCCGCGACGTCGAGCAGGACCACATGCTCGAGCGCAACAAGATCGTCGCCGACGGCGAGGAAGAGGCGGAGGAAGCATAG
- a CDS encoding AAA family ATPase, translating into MDAPLWTETHAPALEDVPQSAARDHLQGAIEEPMNLLVHGPKGAGKTAAVRAYAREVHDNPDADFTELNVADVFDMTKKEVANDPRFSSFIDSKRRRTSSKADLINHVLKESASYSPMSGTYKTILLDNAEGMREDFQQALRRVMEQYYEATQFVIATRQPSALIPPIRSRCFPVVMRAPTHDETVGVLSDIVAAEGADYDEDGLEYVAGYAEGDLRTAVLAAQTTYEETGAVTMETAYETLQGLEADDAVESMVEAAEEGRFTDARSELDDLLVDEGYGADDVIEEILDVARSRYSGQRLATVHELAGETDMALTEAANERIHLSRLLADIGQL; encoded by the coding sequence ATGGACGCGCCGCTGTGGACCGAGACGCACGCGCCGGCACTCGAAGACGTTCCCCAGTCGGCGGCCCGCGACCACCTGCAGGGGGCCATCGAGGAGCCGATGAACCTGCTGGTCCACGGGCCGAAGGGGGCGGGCAAGACCGCCGCCGTGCGGGCCTACGCCCGCGAGGTCCACGACAACCCGGACGCCGACTTCACCGAACTCAACGTCGCCGACGTGTTCGACATGACGAAAAAGGAGGTCGCCAACGACCCCCGATTCTCGTCCTTTATCGACAGCAAGCGCCGCCGGACGTCCTCGAAGGCCGACCTCATCAACCACGTTCTGAAGGAGTCGGCCAGCTACTCGCCGATGTCGGGGACGTACAAGACCATCCTGCTGGACAACGCCGAGGGGATGCGCGAGGACTTCCAGCAGGCGCTGCGCCGGGTGATGGAGCAGTACTACGAGGCGACGCAGTTCGTCATCGCCACGCGCCAGCCGTCGGCGCTCATCCCGCCGATTCGCTCGCGGTGTTTCCCGGTCGTGATGCGGGCGCCGACCCACGACGAGACCGTCGGCGTCCTCTCCGACATCGTGGCCGCCGAGGGGGCCGACTACGACGAGGACGGGCTGGAGTACGTCGCCGGCTACGCGGAGGGCGACCTCCGGACGGCGGTGCTGGCCGCCCAGACCACCTACGAGGAGACCGGCGCAGTGACCATGGAGACGGCCTACGAGACCCTCCAGGGGCTGGAGGCCGACGACGCCGTGGAGTCGATGGTCGAGGCCGCCGAGGAGGGCCGCTTTACCGACGCCCGCTCGGAGCTTGACGACCTGCTCGTCGACGAGGGGTACGGCGCCGACGACGTCATCGAGGAGATTCTGGACGTGGCCCGCTCGCGGTACTCCGGCCAGCGGCTGGCGACGGTCCACGAGCTCGCGGGCGAGACCGACATGGCGCTGACCGAAGCCGCCAACGAGCGGATTCACCTCTCGCGGCTGCTCGCGGATATCGGCCAGCTCTGA
- a CDS encoding bifunctional N(6)-L-threonylcarbamoyladenine synthase/serine/threonine protein kinase, translating to MRILGIEGTAWAASAAVFETDSVAVSNARQNASSDGVFESDGLPSTSDDHVFIETDAYQPDSGGIHPREAAEHMGEAIPRVVETAIDHARERAGEDGDPPFDAVAFSRGPGLGPCLRIVATAARAVAQRFDVPLVGVNHMVAHLEVGRHRSGFDSPVCLNASGANAHVLGYRNGRYRVLGETMDTGAGNAIDKFTRHIGWQHPGGPKVEQHAREGEYHPLPYVVKGMDFSFSGVMSAAKQAVDDGVPVDDVCRGLEETVFGMLTEVSERALSLTGADELVLGGGVGQNERLQGMLGEMCDQRGASFYAPENRFLRDNAGMIAMLGAKMYAAGDTVAIEASAIDSNFRPDEVPVTWRGPDESVDRRDRGETEVQGAEATVTVEADRVVKARTPRSYRHPALDERLRTERTRQEVRLTSEARKHGVPTPLVLDVDPAEARIVFQRVGEADLRERLNADTVGTVGGHLARIHDAGFVHGDPTTRNVRVAPDDATRNGRAESEATRERSVFLIDFGLGYYTDEPEDHAMDLHVLAQSLAGTADDPEALFEAACGAYRAVSGHADAVFDSLADIEGRGRYQ from the coding sequence ATGCGGATTCTCGGTATCGAAGGCACCGCGTGGGCAGCTAGCGCTGCAGTCTTCGAAACCGACAGCGTGGCGGTTTCGAACGCCCGGCAGAACGCCAGTTCCGACGGCGTCTTCGAATCTGACGGCCTGCCGAGTACCAGCGACGACCACGTCTTCATCGAGACCGACGCCTACCAGCCCGACAGCGGCGGCATTCACCCGCGCGAGGCCGCCGAACACATGGGCGAGGCGATTCCGCGGGTCGTCGAGACGGCTATCGACCACGCCCGGGAGCGCGCCGGCGAGGACGGCGACCCGCCGTTCGACGCGGTCGCGTTCTCCCGTGGCCCCGGGCTGGGCCCCTGTCTGCGCATCGTCGCCACCGCCGCCCGCGCGGTCGCCCAGCGGTTCGACGTGCCACTCGTCGGCGTCAACCACATGGTCGCCCACCTGGAGGTCGGCCGCCACCGCTCGGGCTTTGACTCGCCCGTCTGTCTGAACGCCTCCGGCGCGAACGCCCACGTGCTGGGCTACCGGAACGGCCGCTACCGGGTGCTGGGGGAGACGATGGACACCGGCGCGGGCAACGCCATCGACAAGTTCACCCGGCATATCGGCTGGCAACACCCCGGCGGGCCGAAGGTCGAACAGCACGCCCGCGAGGGCGAGTACCACCCCCTGCCCTACGTCGTCAAGGGGATGGACTTCTCGTTTTCGGGGGTCATGAGCGCGGCCAAGCAGGCCGTCGACGACGGCGTGCCCGTGGACGACGTCTGTCGGGGGCTGGAGGAGACCGTCTTCGGCATGCTGACGGAGGTCTCCGAGCGGGCGCTGTCGCTGACCGGCGCCGACGAACTGGTCCTTGGCGGGGGCGTCGGCCAGAACGAACGGCTCCAGGGGATGCTCGGCGAGATGTGCGACCAGCGCGGTGCGTCGTTTTACGCCCCCGAGAACCGCTTTCTGCGGGACAACGCCGGGATGATAGCGATGCTGGGCGCGAAGATGTACGCCGCCGGCGACACCGTCGCCATCGAGGCCTCGGCCATCGACTCGAACTTCCGGCCGGACGAGGTCCCGGTCACGTGGCGCGGTCCCGACGAGAGCGTGGACCGGCGCGACCGGGGCGAGACCGAGGTCCAGGGCGCCGAAGCGACGGTCACCGTCGAGGCCGACCGCGTCGTCAAGGCGCGCACCCCGCGGAGCTACCGCCATCCGGCCCTCGACGAGCGGCTGCGGACCGAACGCACGCGCCAGGAGGTCCGGCTGACGAGCGAGGCCCGCAAGCACGGCGTCCCGACGCCGCTGGTGCTGGACGTGGACCCCGCCGAGGCCCGCATCGTCTTCCAGCGCGTCGGCGAGGCCGACCTCCGGGAGCGACTCAACGCCGACACCGTGGGGACCGTCGGCGGGCACCTCGCGCGCATCCACGACGCCGGCTTCGTCCACGGGGACCCGACGACGCGGAACGTCCGCGTCGCGCCCGACGATGCGACGCGGAACGGGCGAGCGGAGAGCGAAGCGACCCGCGAGCGGTCCGTCTTCCTCATCGACTTCGGGCTGGGCTACTACACCGACGAACCGGAAGACCACGCGATGGACCTCCACGTGCTGGCCCAGTCGCTGGCCGGCACCGCTGACGACCCCGAGGCGCTGTTCGAGGCGGCCTGTGGGGCCTACCGGGCCGTGTCGGGCCACGCCGACGCCGTCTTCGACAGCCTGGCCGACATCGAGGGCCGCGGCCGGTACCAGTAG